The following DNA comes from Moritella sp. 24.
AAATAGAGGTCGCAAAGACAGGAACAGGTTCAAGTATCCACAATAACGCGGCGAGAATAAAAATAGCTAACAGTCGATGTTGTATAATGCTGAGGTCATCAAAGGGGAGTTGAGCGGTGGGCATAGAGAGTAGAAATAACGGAATACCGAATGCAATTAATAGTTTTACTAATTTCGCCATCAATACATTGGAGCCTTTACCCCGACGATTCGGTACTTTATCTGGAACTTGTTCTGTCATCATATTCGTCATTAGCTTTTACCTCATAAGCCACTAATTCATAACATATAAAATACACTTTTTTGACACTTTTTATTCGTTTACCTATCACGTTTTCAAGTTATATGCGCATTTAATTAACCATAAAGAGATACCAATCAGGCCATGAAAAATAAGATAGCAAAAAGCCCCACTGATAAGCTTATGATGAGTAAGCTAACCGAGTGGGGCTTTATTATTTATCGCTAATGACTGTTTAAAACATTATTCAGATTAAAGCTGACGTAATGCGTTAATACGGTTTTCAAGCGGTGGATGGCTCATTAATAGTTCCATCATTGTTTTCTTACCTGTGATACCAAACGCCATCATCGAACCTTCAAGTTGTGTTTCTTGACTTGTTTTAAGGCGCTCAAGCGCAGCAATCATCTTTTCTTTACCAACAAGTTTCGCAGCACCAGAGTCAGCTTTAAACTCACGTTGGCGACTGAACCACATTGTTAGGAAGCTTGCTAAGAAACCAAATAGCATTTCTAGTGCCATCGATACGATGAAGTAAGTCATGAAACCACCGCCTTCACCTTCGCCCTCGCCTTCTTCATCACTTGATGTGAAGCCACTTACTGCGTTAGCAATAATACGAGATAAGAAGATAACGAACGTGTTCACAACACCTTGCATCAAGGCCATTGTGATCATGTCACCGTTAGCAACGTGATTGATTTCGTGTGCAACCACCGCTTCTGCTTCGTCACGTGTCATTTGTGCTAATAGGCCAGTCGATACAGCAATTAACGCATCATCACGTTTTGCGCCTGTTGCGAATGCATTCATCTCGGCAGCATCATAAATCGCAACATCAGGCATGCCAATACCCGCTTGTTTTGCTTGTCGAGTAACGGTTTCTAATAACCAATGTTCATTTGCATTACGAGGTTCAGTGATGATCTCGCCGTCAATTGAACGTAGCGCCATTTTCTTCGACATCATTAATGAAATTAATGAACCACCGAAGCCAAACAATACCGCCATCACCAACAACCCTGAAAGGCTACCTGATTGAATGCCAGTGGTCGCATAGATAATGTTTAATACAATACTAAAAACCACCATTACGGCCAGGTTAGTTGCAAGAAATAGCATAACGCGTTTCATATATTTGTGTTCTCCAATAAAAATAGAGTGACATAATATGACAAAATAACGAAAACGCAAAGAGATGAGACTGTAAAGAGGCGTAAAGAACAAAAAATGACCTTTAAATGCCCAGTGCATCTAAAGGTCAAAAATACAAATGTCGCTGAGTGATGACACTGTATCGAGTACAAAGTAAATTACCTGTACCGTTAACTATATTGATTAATAAGTTTAGTTAACGGCTGTTTG
Coding sequences within:
- the htpX gene encoding protease HtpX; the encoded protein is MKRVMLFLATNLAVMVVFSIVLNIIYATTGIQSGSLSGLLVMAVLFGFGGSLISLMMSKKMALRSIDGEIITEPRNANEHWLLETVTRQAKQAGIGMPDVAIYDAAEMNAFATGAKRDDALIAVSTGLLAQMTRDEAEAVVAHEINHVANGDMITMALMQGVVNTFVIFLSRIIANAVSGFTSSDEEGEGEGEGGGFMTYFIVSMALEMLFGFLASFLTMWFSRQREFKADSGAAKLVGKEKMIAALERLKTSQETQLEGSMMAFGITGKKTMMELLMSHPPLENRINALRQL